The following proteins come from a genomic window of Sphaerisporangium rubeum:
- a CDS encoding RRQRL motif-containing zinc-binding protein encodes MSRFRAAFFDPTGSRYGIPTWPWRMAPPHLMTMRQLAAAGRRPGGQQVQAQVLWRSGRYRAPGGVRVAYLYDVRLSLPKRTPTAAQLEALAKANAARRTCPDCKTDAGYVLPRHLGTCLDCADHTERSAA; translated from the coding sequence ATGAGCCGGTTCCGCGCCGCGTTCTTCGACCCCACCGGCTCCCGGTACGGCATCCCCACCTGGCCGTGGCGGATGGCCCCGCCGCACCTGATGACCATGCGCCAGCTTGCCGCTGCTGGGCGTCGGCCCGGTGGCCAGCAGGTACAGGCACAGGTGTTGTGGCGCTCTGGCCGGTACCGCGCCCCCGGTGGGGTGCGTGTGGCCTACCTGTACGACGTACGGCTGTCGCTGCCCAAGCGCACCCCGACCGCCGCTCAGCTCGAAGCGCTGGCCAAGGCCAACGCCGCCCGCCGCACCTGCCCGGACTGCAAGACCGACGCCGGTTACGTCCTGCCCCGCCACCTCGGCACCTGCCTGGACTGCGCCGACCACACCGAAAGGAGCGCCGCGTGA
- a CDS encoding RapZ C-terminal domain-containing protein, translating into MTSNIEYTHPDVLTIGVRDGWADPQTDPARIDWAPRQAAAVIPFAVVDGRPVNPHAPTGIRYGRNELGHWGEQVCADAIVTATDEHGYRWLVMVQRGDGHGWALPGGTVDPGEDPADAAVRELGEETGLFLGTGGNFQPLPARYVPDPRASDEAWMVTVPALCDLGSVAPSNLPAVVGADDAARAAWVRADSYTGLTRHLADVYGDAVGVVFPAHVDLLRDVLDRPVPAPAVPAEITIVSFGYGHAAPPVADITLDVRRSLRNPHHDPSMRYRTGLDEAVAAHVMATPGATENIRGLAVLVAGMLPGTPTKDAVTVAIGCVGGRHRSVALAVALAARLEGMGIGAAVEHRDVAKPVLSKGQHR; encoded by the coding sequence ATGACCAGCAACATCGAGTACACCCACCCCGACGTGTTGACCATCGGTGTCCGCGACGGCTGGGCCGACCCGCAGACCGACCCGGCCCGCATTGACTGGGCTCCCCGTCAGGCCGCCGCCGTGATCCCCTTCGCCGTGGTGGACGGCCGCCCGGTCAACCCGCACGCGCCGACCGGCATCCGCTACGGCCGCAACGAGCTGGGCCACTGGGGAGAGCAGGTCTGCGCGGACGCCATCGTGACCGCCACCGACGAGCACGGGTATCGGTGGCTGGTCATGGTGCAGCGTGGCGACGGCCACGGCTGGGCGCTGCCGGGCGGCACGGTGGACCCCGGCGAGGACCCGGCCGACGCCGCGGTCCGGGAGCTGGGCGAGGAGACGGGCCTGTTCCTGGGCACCGGCGGGAACTTCCAGCCCCTCCCGGCCCGGTACGTCCCCGACCCCCGCGCCTCCGATGAGGCATGGATGGTGACCGTGCCCGCCCTGTGTGACCTGGGGAGCGTTGCCCCCAGCAACCTGCCTGCGGTGGTGGGGGCCGACGACGCCGCCCGCGCCGCATGGGTGCGCGCCGACAGCTACACCGGCCTGACGCGGCACCTGGCCGACGTCTACGGCGACGCCGTAGGGGTCGTGTTCCCCGCACACGTGGACCTGCTGCGCGATGTCCTCGACCGGCCCGTCCCCGCCCCGGCCGTCCCCGCCGAGATCACCATCGTCTCTTTCGGCTACGGCCACGCCGCGCCGCCGGTGGCGGACATCACCCTCGACGTGCGCCGCTCACTGCGCAACCCGCACCACGACCCGTCGATGCGCTACCGGACCGGGCTCGATGAAGCCGTTGCCGCGCACGTCATGGCCACACCCGGCGCCACCGAGAACATCCGCGGCCTGGCCGTGCTGGTGGCCGGCATGCTGCCCGGCACGCCCACCAAAGACGCGGTGACCGTCGCCATCGGCTGCGTGGGGGGCCGTCACCGTTCGGTGGCCCTGGCCGTCGCCCTGGCCGCCCGGCTGGAAGGCATGGGCATCGGCGCCGCGGTGGAACACCGCGACGTCGCCAAGCCCGTGCTGTCGAAGGGACAGCACCGATGA
- a CDS encoding DUF4097 family beta strand repeat-containing protein gives MTNISTRTLSAPMPGPVVFDLTMPHGQISVNVCGTDRAEITLTGPVDGPGNTALTGATLAAEARVVTVNVPTLDQPGVTIVTGNGGRTIVANNINCGVIVSGGSVHISGSVINGQPISGMNVTPGVRAEIRLPHGSALRIRTKSAPVTARGELEWVDFASVSGDLDVGGCGKLTARTTSGDVRAECPDQATVRTVSGDVRLGRTETVTASTTSGDIHIADFGGSGRLTSVSGDITAYATDAGHLTASATSGDITVNAPAELAASGALSVDARSVSGDVRTPRPPATTARPRRARRPYGDR, from the coding sequence ATGACCAACATCAGCACGCGGACCCTGTCCGCCCCGATGCCCGGCCCCGTCGTATTCGACCTGACCATGCCGCACGGCCAGATCAGCGTGAACGTCTGCGGCACCGACCGCGCCGAGATCACCCTGACCGGCCCCGTAGACGGCCCTGGTAACACGGCCCTGACCGGCGCCACGCTCGCCGCTGAGGCCCGCGTGGTCACCGTCAATGTGCCCACCCTCGACCAGCCCGGCGTGACCATCGTGACCGGCAACGGTGGCCGCACGATCGTCGCCAACAACATCAACTGTGGGGTGATCGTCTCCGGCGGGAGCGTCCACATCTCCGGCAGCGTGATCAACGGGCAGCCGATCTCCGGTATGAACGTCACGCCCGGCGTGCGTGCCGAGATCCGGCTGCCGCACGGTTCGGCCCTGCGTATCCGGACCAAGTCCGCCCCGGTGACAGCGCGTGGTGAGCTGGAGTGGGTGGACTTCGCCTCGGTATCGGGTGACTTGGACGTGGGCGGCTGCGGCAAGCTGACCGCCCGGACCACCTCCGGCGACGTCCGCGCCGAGTGCCCCGATCAGGCCACCGTGCGGACCGTTTCGGGAGATGTCCGGCTGGGCCGTACCGAGACCGTCACCGCCTCGACCACCTCCGGTGACATCCACATCGCCGACTTCGGCGGATCGGGACGGCTGACCAGCGTGTCGGGTGACATCACCGCTTACGCCACCGACGCCGGCCACCTGACCGCTTCGGCCACCTCCGGCGACATCACCGTCAACGCCCCCGCCGAGCTGGCTGCCTCCGGCGCCCTGTCGGTGGACGCCCGCTCCGTCTCCGGTGACGTGCGTACCCCGCGCCCGCCGGCCACCACCGCCCGTCCGCGCCGCGCCCGCCGCCCCTACGGCGACCGGTGA
- a CDS encoding WhiB family transcriptional regulator → MNAPALRLVTVHPALRLFDLLTGDMPAELAEGALCGFDPELHTGPDAFTGESADEQAAREQVAREVCGECPARVACLRRALRIRPETGVWAGFTAAELSDLAERLDIFGSTQDRAGVA, encoded by the coding sequence ATGAACGCCCCCGCCCTGCGTCTGGTCACCGTCCATCCCGCGTTGCGGCTGTTCGATCTGCTCACCGGCGACATGCCGGCGGAGCTGGCCGAGGGGGCGCTGTGCGGGTTTGACCCCGAGCTGCACACCGGCCCGGACGCCTTCACCGGCGAGTCCGCCGATGAGCAGGCCGCGCGTGAGCAGGTGGCCAGGGAGGTGTGCGGCGAGTGCCCGGCCAGGGTCGCGTGCCTGCGCCGCGCGCTGCGCATCCGTCCGGAGACCGGTGTGTGGGCCGGTTTCACCGCCGCTGAACTGTCCGACCTGGCCGAACGGCTGGACATCTTCGGCTCGACGCAGGACCGGGCGGGGGTGGCCTGA
- a CDS encoding GntR family transcriptional regulator: MPDKAGADEQKVHASRRLAAVIRADIESGRLRAGARIPSYRTLAELHGVAHNTAQAAVRMLQSEGLVTIRAASGAYVRDRTEEPLTSTPGQLREELTEVRDQLKEVRKTLAATEEAVSSLLDRLTLN, from the coding sequence GTGCCAGATAAAGCCGGGGCAGATGAGCAGAAGGTCCACGCGAGCCGCAGACTGGCGGCCGTCATTCGAGCGGATATCGAGAGCGGGAGGCTGAGGGCGGGCGCTCGGATTCCGTCCTACCGGACGCTCGCCGAGCTACACGGGGTTGCGCACAACACGGCACAGGCGGCCGTCCGCATGCTCCAGTCGGAAGGGCTGGTCACCATCCGTGCCGCGAGCGGCGCCTACGTGCGGGATCGGACGGAAGAACCTCTGACCAGCACACCTGGGCAGCTTCGCGAAGAACTGACGGAGGTCCGAGACCAGCTCAAAGAGGTCCGTAAGACGTTGGCCGCGACAGAAGAGGCAGTTTCCAGCCTTTTGGACCGACTTACGCTTAATTGA
- a CDS encoding RibD family protein: protein MSKRPYVLLSVAMSVDGYIDDTSPDRLLLSNAEDFDRVDEVRAGCDAILIGANTIRRDNPRLLVNSEQRREDRVRRGLPAYPTKVTITSSSLDCTCKFFNTGGDKLVYTTPTALGKVRDELDGLADIIPAGDPVSFPVMLDDLGSRGIRRLMVEGGGMIHTQFLTQGLVDEIHLAVAPFFVGELDAPRFVHPGTFPQDSARRMKVAEVRQIGDIVLVRYLPRNRLTQVS from the coding sequence ATGAGCAAGCGGCCGTACGTGCTTCTTAGCGTGGCAATGTCCGTCGACGGCTATATCGACGACACCAGCCCCGATCGGCTTTTGCTGTCGAATGCTGAGGACTTTGACCGAGTTGATGAGGTGCGCGCCGGGTGTGATGCCATCCTGATTGGTGCGAATACCATACGCCGCGATAACCCTCGATTGCTCGTTAATTCCGAGCAGCGGCGGGAAGACAGGGTACGGCGCGGACTCCCCGCATATCCGACGAAAGTAACCATAACGTCGAGCAGCCTAGATTGCACGTGTAAGTTCTTCAACACGGGCGGAGACAAGTTGGTCTATACGACCCCTACAGCTCTCGGAAAAGTCCGAGACGAGCTAGACGGTCTGGCCGATATCATCCCCGCTGGTGATCCTGTCTCCTTTCCAGTAATGCTCGACGACCTGGGCAGCCGTGGTATCCGTCGTCTTATGGTCGAAGGGGGAGGGATGATTCACACCCAGTTTCTTACACAAGGTCTTGTGGATGAGATTCATCTCGCCGTCGCACCCTTCTTCGTCGGCGAACTCGACGCCCCTCGGTTTGTTCATCCAGGAACATTCCCGCAGGACTCGGCTCGTCGTATGAAGGTAGCAGAAGTTCGACAAATTGGAGACATCGTACTAGTTAGATACCTACCTCGCAATCGGCTTACACAAGTCAGCTAG
- a CDS encoding DUF4062 domain-containing protein, protein MSFDARVFQILVASPGDVQPEREIVAEIIHEWNYLNSRDRRIVLIPLRWETHSSPEMGTRPQAVINRQVVDQCDLAVGVFWTRLGTETSEAESGTAEEIERVGAQGKPVMLYFSRAATELDKVDLNEYARLKSFKEKTYPHGLVEHYNTLSEFREKFSKQLSISIRDVIAMDSTRRPGNTAGGDPITLGILVADQSTSEISGLPARLHFTRTVCRDEDKIPDLVAKTLNDSPDENEADPQPSTHDDLADVDSTNPDSLTVARDWLRIGRTARRTQGYNKDYLRQLVDYHCNEEAYRPIRFAVTAPSTSGVKDLFLELRLSLSSGGADIVNRLPFTRPFAVGDFNMGEFFIGSDAPRKSSLSLRSTKEKSEWLIEIEATAIQTQRTFVIPDRLYLRVDSDCAFSIEGTVYSSDAPPYSLHTQLEIGLTKSVMSYIDILKIAKRAVRDENLGIDIVSGEIHGLQQ, encoded by the coding sequence ATGTCCTTCGATGCGCGAGTGTTTCAAATACTTGTAGCTTCCCCTGGCGACGTTCAGCCGGAGAGGGAAATTGTTGCCGAGATCATCCATGAATGGAACTACCTAAATTCCCGCGATCGACGCATAGTGTTAATACCCTTGCGATGGGAGACACACTCGTCCCCCGAGATGGGAACGCGCCCTCAAGCTGTCATAAATCGTCAGGTTGTCGACCAGTGCGATCTTGCAGTTGGAGTCTTCTGGACACGCCTCGGCACAGAAACATCCGAAGCAGAGAGCGGGACAGCGGAGGAGATTGAAAGAGTAGGAGCACAAGGAAAGCCTGTGATGCTCTACTTTTCACGTGCTGCAACTGAACTTGATAAAGTCGATCTCAATGAATACGCCAGACTAAAAAGTTTCAAGGAGAAAACGTATCCACACGGTCTAGTGGAGCACTACAACACACTTTCCGAATTCCGGGAAAAGTTCTCCAAGCAACTATCCATTTCAATTCGCGACGTGATTGCCATGGACAGCACCCGAAGACCCGGCAATACGGCTGGCGGAGATCCCATTACATTAGGCATCCTGGTTGCAGATCAAAGCACCTCGGAGATAAGCGGATTGCCCGCCAGGCTGCATTTCACACGGACCGTATGTCGTGACGAGGACAAAATTCCTGACCTTGTCGCCAAAACGCTCAACGACTCTCCGGATGAGAACGAAGCGGACCCTCAGCCCTCTACGCACGATGACCTGGCCGATGTGGACTCGACTAACCCGGATTCATTGACGGTCGCTCGCGATTGGCTACGAATCGGCCGCACTGCTAGACGTACGCAGGGCTACAATAAAGACTACCTTAGGCAACTTGTCGACTACCACTGCAATGAGGAAGCATATCGTCCAATCAGATTCGCCGTGACGGCTCCATCAACCAGCGGCGTAAAAGATTTGTTCCTAGAACTGAGGCTAAGCCTTAGCAGTGGAGGAGCAGATATTGTAAACCGCCTACCATTCACAAGACCTTTCGCTGTGGGCGACTTCAATATGGGAGAGTTTTTTATAGGATCCGACGCGCCCAGGAAGTCGTCGTTGTCCCTGAGATCAACAAAGGAGAAAAGTGAATGGCTCATTGAAATAGAGGCCACCGCCATTCAGACCCAAAGAACATTCGTTATTCCAGACCGGCTTTATCTCCGTGTGGACAGCGACTGTGCGTTCTCCATAGAAGGCACTGTTTACTCCAGCGACGCACCGCCATATTCGCTACATACGCAGCTTGAGATAGGGCTCACAAAAAGCGTAATGTCCTATATTGACATCTTAAAAATCGCAAAGAGGGCCGTCCGGGACGAAAATCTCGGGATCGATATCGTTAGTGGCGAAATCCATGGACTTCAGCAGTAA
- a CDS encoding glyoxalase: MTSLESITLEVSDPPAADAFYQAVGLAPYVHVRASDAPTTGFRGFALSLVTAQPGNVDAIITATLTAGATTLKPATKTFWGYGGVVRTPDGTIFKIASSTKKDTTPVTPHIDQVALLLGVADVKASKRFYVEHGLAVAKSYGSRYVEFDTPSSPVTLALYPRRALAKDTGIPQEGTGSHRLTLTGATGPFTDPDGYTWETQSNGGPQTSR; this comes from the coding sequence ATGACCTCCCTCGAATCCATCACCCTGGAAGTCTCCGACCCCCCAGCCGCGGACGCCTTCTACCAAGCCGTCGGCCTCGCCCCCTACGTCCACGTACGCGCATCCGACGCACCGACGACAGGCTTCCGCGGCTTCGCACTGTCCCTCGTGACCGCACAGCCCGGCAACGTCGACGCCATCATCACCGCCACCCTCACCGCCGGCGCCACGACGCTGAAACCGGCCACCAAGACCTTCTGGGGCTACGGCGGCGTCGTCCGCACCCCCGACGGAACCATCTTCAAGATCGCCTCTTCGACCAAGAAGGACACCACCCCCGTCACCCCGCACATCGACCAGGTCGCGCTACTGCTAGGCGTAGCAGACGTCAAGGCCAGCAAACGTTTCTACGTCGAGCACGGCCTGGCTGTAGCCAAAAGCTACGGCAGCAGATACGTAGAGTTCGACACCCCGTCGTCACCCGTCACACTGGCCCTGTACCCCCGCCGAGCCCTCGCCAAGGACACCGGCATCCCCCAGGAAGGCACCGGCTCCCACCGCCTAACGCTCACCGGCGCCACCGGCCCCTTCACCGACCCCGACGGATACACCTGGGAAACCCAATCGAACGGCGGCCCCCAGACCAGCCGCTAG
- a CDS encoding VOC family protein, which translates to MTDPTTPAIKTVLHPVSDLAKATAVYTALLGIPPQHDSSYYVGFESGGQHIGLVPGGGPQDMTSPVAYWHVPDIETKLTELTTAGATIKEPAHDVGGRLVATVTDPDGNTLGLLQNR; encoded by the coding sequence ATGACCGACCCCACCACCCCGGCGATCAAAACCGTCCTGCACCCCGTCTCCGACCTGGCCAAGGCCACAGCGGTCTACACAGCCCTCCTCGGCATCCCGCCGCAACACGACTCGTCCTACTACGTCGGCTTCGAATCCGGCGGCCAGCACATCGGGCTGGTCCCGGGCGGCGGCCCGCAGGACATGACCTCACCGGTGGCCTACTGGCACGTACCGGACATCGAGACAAAGCTCACCGAACTGACCACCGCCGGAGCCACCATCAAGGAACCCGCACACGACGTCGGCGGCCGCCTGGTCGCCACCGTCACCGACCCCGACGGCAACACCCTCGGCCTCCTACAGAACCGCTGA
- a CDS encoding ATP-binding protein, producing MAAEAEISPREVEVLELVGAHLSNAEIAARLCISVRTVESHVSSLLRKLEAPDRRALARRVPEPVDAAPARPAPVLPATLTSFVGRVNECAELIELVTACRQVTAVGPGGVGKTRLASVVAAEVAGAYSDGVWFVDLVPVTDASMIATAVAGALGLGEQPGRDMTGSVVAALADRHALLVLDNCEQVVDGVALFLERLLAACPRVTVLATSRSRLMVPFERVYPVPPLSLTGESDAVALFLERAVSAGRPLDPAPHAQIAGICERLDGMALAIELAAARYPTLGMDGITAALSHPLRMLTGGSRADERHRSVRAALDWSHALLEPADQALLRRVSVFVAPFTAAAAAQVAGGQEGIVADGLARLAEQSLLVVTASPGGTEYRALETIRQYGTERLDEAGELADARSRHLRWCLAKAAGLGVSGPDWRARFDLVADDLRAALAWVADRPERRGDACELARRLAELTFVRNLTGESQRRYEQAAALATDPAACASLLRRAAAVAGCRSIGDDMYRLRRAAADAARASGDGAGAAADLASAATIAFRFSTMFVRIPSREEALALLTEAREPAGDDPVARAAVALAEAAVLTDAFGAAQGPSDNQVPETVARAEHAVELARRTGDPLAESAALDALTGAQSWAGDTFATAATARRRITLLSSLPVSPAATHELIDALAIATEAALGAGDIPAARRWGRRLAGHPSLAEVGHRATCRLLMVDALAGHADEVLTGSVRFLDAWRRAGSPSRTLLRPAVAAVAMIHGLRDDGDARRDWLGVLDELETPPEHTYGYGAVFDAILLLHRGQAAEALERTAPEPRQVWKWVTWIWHHWYVALRAEAAVLAGSPDARDRLAEARTVVAGNPVAAALVERAQALLDHDQERLLATADAFDTAGCPYQSARTRLLAGASRGAADLAGLGLAPMVLPDLRGASAAT from the coding sequence ATGGCGGCGGAAGCAGAGATCTCGCCTCGGGAAGTCGAGGTGCTGGAGCTCGTCGGGGCTCATCTCAGCAACGCCGAGATCGCGGCCCGGCTCTGCATTTCGGTGCGGACCGTGGAGAGTCACGTCTCCTCGCTGCTGCGCAAGCTGGAGGCACCGGATCGGCGAGCGCTCGCCCGGCGTGTGCCGGAGCCGGTGGACGCCGCGCCGGCGCGGCCGGCGCCGGTCCTGCCCGCCACGCTCACCTCGTTCGTCGGACGTGTGAACGAGTGTGCCGAGCTGATCGAGCTGGTCACGGCGTGCCGGCAGGTCACCGCCGTCGGTCCTGGCGGTGTGGGGAAGACGCGGCTCGCGTCGGTGGTGGCCGCCGAGGTGGCCGGTGCCTATTCCGACGGGGTGTGGTTCGTCGACCTGGTTCCGGTCACCGACGCGAGCATGATCGCTACCGCGGTCGCCGGCGCGCTCGGCCTCGGGGAGCAGCCGGGTCGCGACATGACCGGGTCGGTGGTCGCCGCGCTGGCCGACCGCCATGCGCTGCTGGTGCTGGACAACTGCGAGCAGGTCGTGGACGGCGTGGCGCTGTTCCTCGAACGGCTGCTCGCGGCGTGTCCCCGGGTGACGGTGCTGGCGACCAGCCGGTCCCGGCTGATGGTGCCGTTCGAACGGGTCTATCCGGTGCCGCCGCTGTCGCTGACCGGCGAGTCGGACGCGGTCGCGTTGTTCCTGGAACGTGCCGTGTCGGCCGGCCGGCCGCTGGATCCGGCGCCGCACGCACAGATCGCCGGGATCTGCGAGCGGCTGGACGGGATGGCCCTGGCGATCGAACTGGCCGCGGCCCGCTACCCCACGCTCGGGATGGACGGCATCACCGCCGCCCTGTCCCACCCGCTGCGCATGCTCACCGGTGGCTCCCGCGCCGACGAGCGGCACCGTTCGGTGCGAGCGGCGCTCGACTGGAGCCACGCCTTGCTGGAGCCGGCCGACCAGGCGCTGCTGCGCCGGGTGTCGGTGTTCGTGGCGCCGTTCACCGCCGCCGCGGCGGCGCAGGTGGCCGGAGGCCAGGAAGGCATCGTCGCCGACGGACTGGCCCGGCTCGCCGAACAGAGCCTGCTGGTGGTGACCGCGTCGCCGGGAGGGACCGAGTACCGCGCGCTGGAGACCATCCGTCAGTACGGCACCGAGCGGCTCGACGAGGCCGGGGAGCTGGCCGACGCACGTTCCCGGCACCTTCGCTGGTGCTTGGCCAAGGCCGCCGGCCTGGGGGTGAGCGGACCGGACTGGCGGGCCCGGTTCGACCTGGTCGCCGACGACCTGCGCGCCGCCCTGGCGTGGGTGGCCGACCGGCCGGAGCGGCGTGGCGACGCCTGTGAACTCGCCCGGCGCCTGGCGGAGCTGACCTTCGTCCGCAACCTGACCGGCGAGTCCCAGCGACGCTACGAGCAGGCGGCCGCGCTCGCCACCGACCCCGCCGCCTGCGCGTCGCTGCTGCGGCGGGCCGCGGCCGTGGCCGGCTGCCGGAGCATCGGCGATGACATGTACCGCCTGCGCCGCGCCGCCGCCGACGCGGCCCGCGCGTCCGGCGACGGTGCCGGCGCGGCCGCCGATCTGGCGAGTGCCGCCACCATCGCGTTCCGGTTCTCGACCATGTTCGTCCGGATTCCGTCCCGCGAGGAGGCGCTGGCGCTGCTCACCGAGGCGCGCGAGCCGGCCGGCGACGATCCGGTCGCGCGGGCCGCGGTGGCACTGGCAGAGGCCGCGGTGCTCACCGACGCGTTCGGCGCCGCTCAGGGCCCGTCCGACAATCAGGTACCCGAGACCGTCGCGCGTGCCGAGCACGCGGTCGAGCTGGCCCGCCGGACCGGCGACCCGCTCGCCGAGTCGGCCGCGCTCGACGCGCTCACCGGCGCGCAGAGCTGGGCCGGCGACACGTTCGCCACCGCGGCCACGGCCCGGCGCCGCATCACGCTCCTGTCATCCCTGCCGGTCTCTCCCGCCGCCACCCATGAGCTGATCGACGCGCTCGCCATCGCCACCGAGGCCGCACTCGGCGCGGGTGACATACCGGCGGCCCGTCGTTGGGGACGCCGGCTGGCCGGCCACCCGTCGCTGGCGGAGGTGGGGCACCGCGCCACCTGCCGGCTGCTGATGGTCGACGCGCTGGCGGGCCATGCCGACGAGGTGCTCACCGGCAGCGTCCGGTTCCTCGACGCCTGGCGGCGGGCCGGCAGCCCTTCCCGGACGCTCCTGCGTCCAGCGGTGGCCGCCGTCGCGATGATCCACGGCCTGCGCGACGACGGGGACGCGCGGCGCGATTGGCTGGGGGTCCTGGACGAGCTCGAAACCCCGCCGGAGCACACCTACGGCTACGGGGCGGTCTTCGACGCGATTCTCCTGCTGCATCGTGGGCAGGCGGCGGAGGCGTTGGAGCGGACGGCCCCCGAGCCCAGGCAGGTGTGGAAGTGGGTCACCTGGATCTGGCATCACTGGTACGTCGCCCTGCGCGCCGAGGCCGCCGTCCTCGCCGGGAGTCCCGACGCACGTGACCGCCTGGCCGAGGCCCGGACCGTCGTGGCCGGCAATCCGGTCGCCGCAGCCCTCGTGGAACGGGCTCAGGCGCTGCTCGACCATGACCAGGAACGGCTGCTCGCCACGGCGGACGCCTTCGACACCGCTGGCTGCCCTTACCAGTCGGCCCGGACCCGCCTGCTCGCCGGCGCCTCCCGCGGCGCCGCCGACCTGGCCGGGCTCGGCCTCGCCCCCATGGTCCTGCCGGACCTCCGAGGCGCCTCGGCCGCCACCTGA
- a CDS encoding nuclear transport factor 2 family protein, protein MALSNQGKADIIDLINRHGHLTDAGELHRYGELFTPDVTYDMENFGLGSLHGIEAIREAAGALGDANPVAHHVTNIVITEIDENSAQVRSKGLGIKADGTTGSVTYDDIVTHHPDGWKITHRKVTLRRSPLDHQALTVHDVLARFRQAAITQSVDGMNHVYAADAIHEFPFTRPGLPSRLEGRDEIVTWIAAGWKTHPLKYERYRTLALHDTADPRTIVVEQEAIGTSPSAGDFTLPNIIVLTAHNGRITHLRDYVDIMAATAAMGHDL, encoded by the coding sequence ATGGCGCTATCAAACCAGGGCAAAGCAGACATCATTGATCTGATCAACCGCCACGGTCACCTGACAGACGCCGGCGAACTCCACCGGTACGGCGAGCTGTTCACCCCGGACGTCACCTACGACATGGAGAACTTCGGCCTCGGCTCATTACACGGAATCGAGGCCATCCGTGAAGCCGCAGGCGCACTCGGCGACGCCAACCCGGTCGCTCACCACGTCACCAACATCGTGATCACCGAGATCGACGAGAACTCGGCCCAGGTCCGGTCCAAAGGCCTAGGCATCAAAGCCGACGGAACAACCGGCAGCGTCACCTACGACGACATCGTCACCCACCACCCCGACGGCTGGAAGATCACCCATCGCAAGGTGACCCTCAGACGATCCCCTCTGGACCACCAAGCCCTCACCGTCCACGACGTCCTGGCCCGCTTCCGCCAAGCCGCCATCACCCAGTCCGTCGACGGCATGAACCACGTGTACGCGGCCGACGCGATCCACGAATTCCCCTTCACCCGTCCCGGCCTGCCGTCCAGGCTGGAGGGCCGGGACGAAATCGTGACCTGGATCGCCGCAGGGTGGAAAACCCACCCCCTGAAGTACGAGCGCTACCGAACCCTCGCTCTGCACGACACCGCCGACCCGCGAACGATCGTCGTCGAACAAGAGGCCATCGGAACCAGCCCGTCCGCCGGCGATTTCACCCTCCCCAACATCATCGTGCTCACCGCTCACAACGGCCGGATCACCCACCTGCGCGACTACGTCGACATCATGGCCGCCACAGCCGCCATGGGCCACGATCTCTGA
- a CDS encoding TetR/AcrR family transcriptional regulator, which translates to MGVADREAGSRGARPRRADARRNRERLVEQAKVAFAEFGVEASLDEIARRAGVASGTLYRHFPSRLDLVEAVLAEQIGELVELGRGLLADEDEFGALVTWLRAAVAHALSYRGLAAAVMNSALGRGEELVAGWHAEIFDVGGALLARGRASGVIVSGADDADVLRMVGAIAWAAQDAPDRSAQADRLLGLLVDGLRRGGSQ; encoded by the coding sequence ATGGGGGTGGCGGATCGGGAGGCGGGGTCGCGCGGCGCGCGGCCGAGGCGTGCGGATGCGCGGCGTAACCGTGAGCGGCTGGTCGAGCAGGCGAAGGTGGCGTTCGCCGAGTTCGGGGTGGAGGCGTCTCTGGATGAGATCGCGCGGCGGGCCGGGGTGGCCAGCGGGACGTTGTACCGGCACTTTCCCAGCCGGCTTGATCTTGTGGAGGCGGTGCTCGCTGAGCAGATAGGCGAGTTGGTGGAGCTTGGACGTGGACTGTTGGCGGACGAGGACGAGTTCGGTGCGTTGGTGACGTGGTTGCGGGCCGCGGTGGCGCATGCGTTGAGCTATCGAGGGCTGGCGGCGGCGGTGATGAACTCGGCGCTCGGACGGGGGGAGGAACTGGTGGCGGGCTGGCATGCGGAGATATTCGACGTGGGGGGTGCGTTGCTGGCGCGGGGCCGCGCGTCAGGGGTGATCGTCAGCGGTGCGGACGACGCGGATGTGCTGAGGATGGTCGGTGCGATCGCCTGGGCCGCTCAGGACGCGCCGGACCGGTCGGCTCAGGCCGACCGGCTGCTCGGGCTTCTCGTGGACGGGCTGCGGCGCGGCGGTTCCCAGTAG